The following are encoded together in the Desulfomicrobium apsheronum genome:
- a CDS encoding efflux RND transporter periplasmic adaptor subunit: MPARPVHVVNVVTEEINTVTMRDMLVLPGETEALHDVRLAAQRGGVVEWVGVTEGSVVGAGDHIARIDLSALGAARDRARANVRLAEDQLRRRSELHAQGVLAREELEQAQNELTSAVTRLREAEVEYGHGTVSSTLDGVVNKVHVDPGEFVAEGGPVADIVNVATIRINCNVPEGDVRFLAEGQKVTVLVDTYPERQWMGEIDFVAWKADPATRTFQVRVVVDNADGRIRPGMIARAAFLRRLIENAVTVPLFTVQDKGGERVVFVELDGVAQARTVELGVIEGDRVQVLGGLKAGDRLIVAGHTEVEDGTRVNVR; this comes from the coding sequence GTGCCTGCAAGGCCTGTGCACGTGGTCAATGTCGTGACCGAGGAGATAAATACCGTCACCATGCGCGACATGCTGGTCCTGCCCGGGGAAACCGAGGCTCTGCATGATGTGCGTCTGGCCGCCCAGCGCGGCGGCGTGGTGGAGTGGGTCGGGGTGACCGAAGGGAGTGTCGTTGGCGCCGGAGATCACATCGCCCGCATTGACCTGTCCGCCCTGGGCGCCGCCCGCGACCGGGCAAGGGCGAACGTGCGGCTGGCCGAAGATCAGCTGCGGCGCAGAAGCGAGCTTCACGCGCAGGGCGTTCTGGCCCGGGAAGAACTGGAGCAGGCCCAGAACGAGCTGACCTCGGCCGTGACGCGACTGCGCGAGGCCGAGGTCGAGTACGGCCACGGCACGGTGTCGTCCACCCTGGACGGCGTGGTCAACAAGGTCCATGTCGACCCCGGCGAATTCGTGGCCGAGGGCGGGCCCGTGGCCGATATCGTCAACGTGGCCACCATACGCATCAACTGCAACGTGCCCGAGGGCGACGTGCGTTTCCTGGCCGAGGGGCAAAAGGTCACGGTGCTCGTGGACACCTACCCCGAGCGGCAGTGGATGGGAGAGATCGATTTCGTGGCCTGGAAGGCGGACCCCGCGACCCGCACCTTTCAGGTCCGGGTGGTGGTGGACAATGCCGACGGCAGAATTCGGCCCGGCATGATCGCGCGGGCGGCGTTTTTGCGCCGCCTGATCGAAAACGCCGTGACCGTGCCTCTCTTCACCGTGCAGGACAAGGGCGGCGAGCGGGTCGTTTTCGTGGAGCTGGACGGAGTGGCCCAGGCGCGCACCGTCGAGCTGGGCGTCATCGAGGGCGACCGCGTGCAGGTGCTCGGTGGCCTCAAGGCCGGCGACCGGCTCATCGTGGCCGGGCACACCGAGGTGGAGGACGGGACAAGAGTGAACGTGCGATGA